AAAAACGTGGGTCGCGTGCGAGAATAATTTCAAAATATTCTGGACTGAGACTATATCCTGTTTTCTCCCGAACATCATCATCGCCAAAGTATTGCAAAAACTTGAGATATACGAAATCAGCCATCAAGTTATCGTACCCAAAACTGGGCATTTTTTTGAGTAAACTGAGACTGGTATTTTCTACCTTGATTTCTTTTTCTAAAGTTTCTAAGGAGGGAGTTTCTTGAGTATTTATCAGTTTTTGCAGTCGGGGATATTGGATTAAACCAACTGCTAAGGTACACAAACAGATTGTCAAAGACGCACCAACAGCTTGATGAGATAAAAAAAACATACTTTTTTACTTTTTTTCTAAAATACAGCAACAGATTTATACCTTTGTAGGGGCGCAAGGCCTTGCGCCCCTACCCAATCTAAATGATTTGTCGCTCTACATTGTTACTTTTGTAAAAGTTGCCAACATTGTTGAGCGATCGCCCAAGGTTCTTGAGTATGAATCACTACTACCCGTACTGTTGAATTTTCGGTAGCGATATCCTGATCCACGGGATGTGCTTGATTTTTCTGTGGGTCGATTTTCAGTCCCAAAAATCCAAAAGCTTCAGAGACCGCTTGACGAATTCCTGGAGAGTGTTCACCTACACCTGCGGTGAAGACTAAAGCATCTAATCCCCGTAAACTAGCAAGCATCGAACCAATACCAGACCGCAAACGATGGACGTACATATCCCAAGCGAGTTGGGCGCGGTAGTTACCTTGGGCGATCGCTTCCATGACTTTGGGTAAATCGCTGGATATACCTGAAATTCCACGTAAGCCAGAAGCTTTATTTAACACATAATCTAGTCTTTCGGCAGAGTAATTAGATTGGCGCAACAGGTAAATCAAAATCCCTGGATCAATGGAACCGCTACGACTACCCATCATCAACCCATCCAGGGGTGTGAAGCCCATAGTGGTGTCAATACTGCGACCGTTTTCAATCGCCGCCAAAGAGCAGCCATTACCGAGATGACAGGTTATTAACCGCAGGGATGCTAAATCTCGACCGAGAATGTCTGCAGCACGTTGAGCGCAGTATTGGTGACTGATCCCATGAAACCCGTAGCGACGGATACCTTCTTCTACCCACTCGTAGGGGCCGGGATAAATTGCTGCTGCATCGGGGAGAGTGGCATGAAATCCGGTATCAAATACTGCCACTTGTGGTACATCTGGCAAACTTTCTTCTATGGCTTCTATGCCTTCTAAAGCGGCTGGATTGTGTGCTGGTGCTAGGGTAGAAAGTCTGGCGATCGCCTTTTTAACGTCTTCCGTAATTACTACACTACTTCGGTAATCTTGTCCACCATGTACCACCCGATGTCCCACTACATCGATTTCTGAAAGCTGACTAATTACCTTGGTAGCACCGCGAGTCAGGCTATAAAGCATATACGTAACGTGGGCGCGTCGGGAGTCACCATAAATTGATTCTTGCAACACAGCACCAGTAGCGGTTTTTACCTCAATTTCTGCCACGCCTCGGTCTTGAGTCCAGTTGACTTTTCCTTCCCAAAGGGGCTGGGGTGCTTGTTGAGGGATAGTCTCGTCTGAAATCTCATACAGACAACTTTTTTGGCTACTAGATCCAGCATTGAGTACAAGTATTTTCATGCTACTTTCATTGTCACATTTTCAGGAGCAAAATCAACCAACCTAGAAAGATTTTGGTCTAATGGGCTTTGTTCGCTATCAACTTTTGCCAAAGCTTCTATTTATTTTAAAGCAATTATTGAACTTCTCTAAACATAGGAAAATTCAGCAGCAGCAAAATTGCATAAATTGTAAGTATTTCTTAATTTTGTTTTAGACTTAAAAAAGTATTATGTTTATTAGAAGATTCCAGGTAATATTTTGCCGCAGTTTAATTCCTAAGTCTATTGTTTACCACACCACTGACCACTGACTAATTATTATAAATCGGTAAATTAACAATAAATGTTGTACCAACTCCAACTTTACTGGCAAAATTAATTTCTCCACCATGTAAATCTACATAATGTTTGACAATTGCCAGACCTAAACCATTACCAGGTATTTTACCTACATTACCACCTCTTTGAAAAGAAGTGAACAAGTTTTCTTGATCCGCTTCGGGAATCCCAATACCCTCATCTTGGATACGAAAAATCACTTCTTCTTGTATAAAAAATAGGTCGAAACGCACCGTACCACCATCGGGTGAATATTTAATGGCGTTGGCTAACAAATTAGTTAGGATATGGCGCAGTAGTTTCTCATCTAAGCAAGGTAGTTGATTTGTTTTAGTTAGCAAAGGGGAATTTTGTGAGGTGCTAGTATCTTCTAAGATTTTAGAGCTTCCTTGGATCGTGAAGATAATATTATGATTTTTGCTAGCACTAACTTTAATTTCTGATACTAAATCTTTACAAAAATCTTCTAAATCCATTGGCGCTGGATTGAACTGATGTTTACCTATTTCAGCCTTACCAATTAGCAATACATCAGTCAATAAATGGTCGAGATATTTAACAGATTTTTGAATGTTATGGATATATTCATCTTTGGTAGCCTCATTTAATTGACTGCTATAATTTGATAGCAACTCAGTATAATTAAAAATATTGCTTAAGGGATTACGAAATTCGTGGCTAACCATTGAAACAAAGTGAGATTTAATTTTTCTATCTTCTTGTTCTTTTTCTAAAGCTTGACGCATAACTAATTCTGTTTGATGTTTGCTTAAAGCAATTTCAATGGTCGTAATTAATTGAGTTTCTTCAAAGGGTTTAAGAACATAGCCAAATGGTTGTGTCGTTTTTGCCCTTTGCAAGTTATTTGCGTCTGAATAAGCAGTTAAATAAACCACTGGTATATTGAAATGAGTCACAATTTCTGCAGTTGCTTCTATACCGTTCATCTTTCCTTTTAGCATCACATCCATCAAGATTAAATCTGGATGCAATTCTCCTGCTTTTTCAATCGCTAATTCTCCATAAGCAACCATTCCGACAACATTATATCCCGAATTTTCTAGACAATTTTTGATATCATAAGCGATAATTCTTTCGTCTTCTACAATCAGGATATTTGCTTTCATGTTTTTTGTCCTCGCTAGTTTCGCTCGACGAACGTAATTGTAAAGACAGTGCCTAAGCTTGTATTGAATGCAATAGTTCCTTCTAGTTGTTCTACTAAATTCCAGACTAGTTGCAACCCAAGTGATTGCTGTTTATGTACTTCTATATCTTGTGGTAATCCTACTCCATTATCACTAACATTTAACAAATATTTATTTAGAGGTAATTTAATAAAATCAACATAAATATCACCTGCATCTTTATCTGTAAAGGCATGTTTGATAGAATTAGAAATGAGTTCATTGACAATTAGCCCACAGGGAATTGCCGTATCAATTTTTAATAAACTTTTATCAATATTTAAATGTATTTTGATATCGCGATTGACTCCATAAGACCTGATTAAACTATTGGTTACATTCTGAATATAATCAGAAATGCCAATTCTTGCCAAGTCGTTAGATTGATATAAATTTTCGTGAAGCATCGCCATAGCGCGAACACGATTATGGCTATCTTGGAACATTTCCAGAGCCTGCTTATCATTAATATATTTAGCTTGCAGACGTAACAAACTAGAAATAATTTGTAAATTATTCTTAACGCGATGGTGAATTTCTTTTAAAAGAACATCTTTTTCTTTTAGAGAGGCTTTGAGTTTATTTTCTACCTGGATGCGAGCAGTAATATCGGTATTTGAACCAGCCATGAAACAAGGATTACCCTTTGCATCCCTCAGCAGTGTACCACGGGCGAGGAACCATATATAATTGCCATTTTTGTCCAACATCCGGTGTTCAATTTCGTATTTAGGAACCAGTCCTTCTAAATAATCATTAATTGAACTTTTCAACGATTCAGTATCATCAGGATGGACAAATTTTAGCCAATCTTCAAAGTATGTAATATTTTCCTTTTCGCTATACCCAAGCATCGCTTTTAAATTGGGGTCTATATAGATTTCATTGGTTTGAATGTTCCATTCCCATATCCCCACTTTACCTGCACTGATCGCTCGTGTATATCGTTCTTTACTGACTCGTAGTGCTTGTTCTGCTCGTTTACGATCTAAAGTATTTCCTAAAATTTTTCCGATCATTTTCAGCAAGAGAACGCAGTCTTCATTCCAGATTTTAGGAGTGAGGATTGAATCAAATTCAAGATAACCAATCAACACCCCACTGGAAACTATAGGTACAATAATTAATGATTGAATATATTGCTTTTCTACAGCCTTCTGCTCGGAAATAGCTTCTTTGATAAATTCACTAACACAAGGAATATAAACAGTTTCCAGGCGGACAAGTTTTTCCATTACCTTGGGTAAGACCGCCTCTGAGATGTTTTTTAAGTAGTAAAGTTGCCTTTCAAACCCTTTAGCACACCACTCATAGGTGTTTTCTTTTTTGATATCGTTATTAGCAAATAAATATACATAACTGCGTTCAACATTGGCAATTTCACCAATTACCTGCAATGCTTGGTTGATCCCGTTATCAATCTCATCAGGAGCAAGATTAATAAAGTGGGTTGATATAGTAGTAATCAGTTGTTCAAATTCAACTCGATATCGTAGTTCGCGTTCTATCCGCTGGTGTTCAATATTTTCTAGCAGCAACCGCTCGTTAGTCTTTCTTAATTCAGTTGCTTTTAACTCAGAATTTGTTTGTAATATCTGTGCTTCTGTGGTATGAAGATTGCCAATTCCTCCTGGCAAAACTTGATTAGTTTTTAGCAATTCCTCCGTTGCTTGAGCAACACGTTTTTCTAACTCTTGTTCAGATTTATGCAAAGCTAATTCCAATGAGCAGCGTTTCGCCATTTCACATTCCAACTGCTTCCTGGTTTCTGTGAGTTCCTGCTGCAATCTTAGTGCCAAACTTTCTATGGTTACAATTCCTGAAAATTGCCCCTGATCATCGACAATTGGAAAATGACGTAAGCCAGACTGACGCATTAGGGATAATGTTGTATTCACATCAAAATCTTGTTCTAAGGTAATTATTGGTTCTTGCATTACCTCCGAAATTTCTACTGCTGCACAATTCATCCCGGAAGTAATTAATGATGCTAAATCCGCCAGTGTGAATATGCCCAATAAATGCGATTCCTCCACAATATACACGCAATCAATCAGCGGAATCGCTTCATTATTTTGGCAAGATTTTCTGGCAATCGTCATGCAATTTGATGCAGGCGTTAAT
The Gloeotrichia echinulata CP02 DNA segment above includes these coding regions:
- a CDS encoding ATP-binding protein encodes the protein MKANILIVEDERIIAYDIKNCLENSGYNVVGMVAYGELAIEKAGELHPDLILMDVMLKGKMNGIEATAEIVTHFNIPVVYLTAYSDANNLQRAKTTQPFGYVLKPFEETQLITTIEIALSKHQTELVMRQALEKEQEDRKIKSHFVSMVSHEFRNPLSNIFNYTELLSNYSSQLNEATKDEYIHNIQKSVKYLDHLLTDVLLIGKAEIGKHQFNPAPMDLEDFCKDLVSEIKVSASKNHNIIFTIQGSSKILEDTSTSQNSPLLTKTNQLPCLDEKLLRHILTNLLANAIKYSPDGGTVRFDLFFIQEEVIFRIQDEGIGIPEADQENLFTSFQRGGNVGKIPGNGLGLAIVKHYVDLHGGEINFASKVGVGTTFIVNLPIYNN
- a CDS encoding acetate kinase; the encoded protein is MKILVLNAGSSSQKSCLYEISDETIPQQAPQPLWEGKVNWTQDRGVAEIEVKTATGAVLQESIYGDSRRAHVTYMLYSLTRGATKVISQLSEIDVVGHRVVHGGQDYRSSVVITEDVKKAIARLSTLAPAHNPAALEGIEAIEESLPDVPQVAVFDTGFHATLPDAAAIYPGPYEWVEEGIRRYGFHGISHQYCAQRAADILGRDLASLRLITCHLGNGCSLAAIENGRSIDTTMGFTPLDGLMMGSRSGSIDPGILIYLLRQSNYSAERLDYVLNKASGLRGISGISSDLPKVMEAIAQGNYRAQLAWDMYVHRLRSGIGSMLASLRGLDALVFTAGVGEHSPGIRQAVSEAFGFLGLKIDPQKNQAHPVDQDIATENSTVRVVVIHTQEPWAIAQQCWQLLQK
- a CDS encoding histidine kinase dimerization/phosphoacceptor domain -containing protein, with the protein product MPVLDYAIQDSILICAPHTPLREIMIYMGQAGQSIGVEDVLFLDAHSLEKSYRSLGKTVDEKLTPASNCMTIARKSCQNNEAIPLIDCVYIVEESHLLGIFTLADLASLITSGMNCAAVEISEVMQEPIITLEQDFDVNTTLSLMRQSGLRHFPIVDDQGQFSGIVTIESLALRLQQELTETRKQLECEMAKRCSLELALHKSEQELEKRVAQATEELLKTNQVLPGGIGNLHTTEAQILQTNSELKATELRKTNERLLLENIEHQRIERELRYRVEFEQLITTISTHFINLAPDEIDNGINQALQVIGEIANVERSYVYLFANNDIKKENTYEWCAKGFERQLYYLKNISEAVLPKVMEKLVRLETVYIPCVSEFIKEAISEQKAVEKQYIQSLIIVPIVSSGVLIGYLEFDSILTPKIWNEDCVLLLKMIGKILGNTLDRKRAEQALRVSKERYTRAISAGKVGIWEWNIQTNEIYIDPNLKAMLGYSEKENITYFEDWLKFVHPDDTESLKSSINDYLEGLVPKYEIEHRMLDKNGNYIWFLARGTLLRDAKGNPCFMAGSNTDITARIQVENKLKASLKEKDVLLKEIHHRVKNNLQIISSLLRLQAKYINDKQALEMFQDSHNRVRAMAMLHENLYQSNDLARIGISDYIQNVTNSLIRSYGVNRDIKIHLNIDKSLLKIDTAIPCGLIVNELISNSIKHAFTDKDAGDIYVDFIKLPLNKYLLNVSDNGVGLPQDIEVHKQQSLGLQLVWNLVEQLEGTIAFNTSLGTVFTITFVERN